A region from the Candidatus Thiothrix putei genome encodes:
- a CDS encoding diacylglycerol kinase: MKNKFLGTGDAGYHPLRKFRTVLSGLSYAVKYDFSVTYKLVLSVIVLIVAFAFRGWVDFLMVLVATTLVLMAELFNSAIEALCDFVEERHNEKIKVIKDIAAAAVGVSILLWVIVIGMELWSMIK, translated from the coding sequence ATGAAGAATAAATTTCTCGGCACCGGAGATGCGGGTTATCACCCCTTGCGGAAATTTCGCACCGTGTTATCCGGCCTGAGTTACGCAGTCAAATACGATTTTAGTGTCACCTACAAACTCGTGCTGTCAGTGATCGTATTGATCGTGGCCTTCGCCTTCAGAGGCTGGGTGGATTTTCTCATGGTATTGGTAGCCACCACCTTAGTACTCATGGCGGAACTGTTCAACAGCGCGATTGAAGCACTCTGTGACTTTGTGGAAGAGCGTCACAATGAAAAAATCAAAGTGATCAAAGACATCGCCGCCGCTGCGGTCGGCGTGTCTATTCTGTTGTGGGTCATCGTGATCGGGATGGAACTCTGGAGCATGATCAAATAA
- a CDS encoding phosphatase PAP2 family protein, with the protein MLNVLDSQILGIFHGLRSPYLDHFFASVTWLGSLWLLVPLSALGIVVVWRLGYAPVLSLHSTYLPAVLLLASALAFALKAWFERPRPALFETLTAMPVDSAFPSAHSAQAAAFFVALWFLLPPTLRVGGGIVFAGVVIAVMMSRLYLQVHWPSDVLVGALLGIACAVILRVVFLPKVYA; encoded by the coding sequence ATGCTAAACGTCTTGGATAGCCAGATCTTGGGCATTTTCCACGGTTTGCGCTCCCCGTATCTGGATCATTTTTTTGCATCTGTTACCTGGTTAGGGTCGCTGTGGTTGTTAGTACCCCTGAGTGCGTTAGGTATTGTGGTGGTATGGCGTTTGGGATATGCCCCCGTGCTATCGTTACACAGCACGTATTTGCCTGCGGTGTTACTGCTGGCAAGTGCGTTGGCTTTTGCGCTCAAGGCGTGGTTTGAACGTCCACGCCCAGCGTTGTTTGAGACATTGACCGCGATGCCGGTAGATTCGGCATTTCCCAGTGCGCATTCGGCACAAGCCGCCGCGTTTTTTGTGGCACTGTGGTTTTTGTTACCACCTACGCTGCGGGTCGGCGGGGGCATTGTCTTCGCGGGTGTTGTGATCGCGGTGATGATGTCTAGGCTATATTTGCAAGTGCATTGGCCGAGTGATGTGCTGGTCGGTGCACTGCTGGGAATTGCCTGTGCAGTGATATTACGTGTGGTATTTTTGCCAAAGGTTTACGCATGA
- a CDS encoding DUF2189 domain-containing protein: MAQIASKSAGVSSAPHAEQLFKSYPVQHVEPAAIMRWLRQGWADMKANPSASLAYGIMFAIVGILMSIVSAANPAFFVAASTGFLLVGPFLALGLYGLSHQIEQGQAPRFWSSLRGIRENAISLGLYAVVLGMMMVFWVRLSAVITGIFFNQMSVDMAGYAGLWNALITMEQGWMFILAFFGVGLLFALFAFMTGVVTAQMLLERKVDIVTAATTSVRAVFKSPLTMLLWALTITVVIGLGIATFDLGLIIAMPLIAHASWHAYRDMVQEK, from the coding sequence ATGGCACAGATTGCAAGTAAATCGGCTGGGGTTTCCAGTGCTCCTCACGCCGAACAATTATTCAAAAGTTACCCCGTCCAACACGTTGAACCTGCCGCGATTATGCGTTGGCTGCGGCAAGGCTGGGCGGATATGAAAGCCAACCCTTCAGCCAGTTTAGCTTACGGAATTATGTTCGCCATAGTCGGTATTCTAATGAGCATCGTCTCAGCTGCTAACCCGGCGTTTTTTGTGGCAGCCAGCACCGGCTTTTTACTGGTAGGCCCTTTCCTTGCCTTAGGCTTGTATGGCTTGAGTCATCAAATTGAACAGGGGCAAGCTCCGCGCTTCTGGTCATCTCTCCGTGGTATTCGGGAAAATGCTATTAGCCTTGGGCTATATGCCGTGGTATTGGGAATGATGATGGTATTTTGGGTGCGCTTATCAGCCGTCATCACCGGTATTTTCTTTAACCAAATGTCGGTCGATATGGCGGGTTACGCAGGGCTATGGAATGCTTTAATCACCATGGAACAGGGCTGGATGTTTATTCTGGCCTTCTTTGGTGTAGGGCTATTGTTTGCGTTGTTTGCGTTTATGACGGGTGTGGTGACAGCCCAGATGTTGTTGGAACGTAAGGTGGATATTGTGACAGCAGCGACCACCAGTGTGCGTGCCGTTTTCAAAAGCCCGTTGACCATGCTGCTGTGGGCACTCACCATCACCGTCGTTATTGGCCTAGGGATTGCAACCTTTGATCTCGGTTTGATTATTGCGATGCCCTTGATTGCCCATGCGAGTTGGCACGCTTACCGCGACATGGTGCAGGAAAAATGA